The region aatgtaaaatatatacttatgattataattttaaaacattgAATACCtttaaaagtaaatataaagcACCCATTCCCCCAGATACACCAAGAACAGGTGCTGGTTCAACGTCGTTTATAAATTCAGAAATAGTATGTGTTATTGTTGAGAAATAACTTCCTTTATCTCCTTGGTCCCCCGATACACCTCTTGACGGATTTTCTGGTAGTTGTGATGGTTTACCTATATTTAATATTCCCTTATGTTCATAAGAAGGTTTGGGGTCTAATGGAAAAACAGAATTACTTCCTAGTTCTTTTCCAATTGTATTTCCAAAATGTCTCGAATTTTCACTTTCTCTTGCTGATTCG is a window of Plasmodium cynomolgi strain B DNA, scaffold: 0136, whole genome shotgun sequence DNA encoding:
- a CDS encoding hypothetical protein (putative); this encodes QLPCHGTVILWKKQLLYHNWKEKSISQEQESQGQESRILLPQLERNYVETVHEIAVGSLTHEELEKTPSGKISTESARESENSRHFGNTIGKELGSNSVFPLDPKPSYEHKGILNIGKPSQLPENPSRGVSGDQGDKGSYFSTITHTISEFINDVEPAPVLGVSGGMGALYLLLKVFNVLKL